In one Diprion similis isolate iyDipSimi1 chromosome 6, iyDipSimi1.1, whole genome shotgun sequence genomic region, the following are encoded:
- the LOC124407808 gene encoding origin recognition complex subunit 5, giving the protein MDKKMEKCLNSLRQKIICRDNLIKCLFSLIGLSDEEMVQSIFVHGHTASGKSLVIESLLTYLEYNVCIINCVECYSSKLIYEHILNDLSLHEMNSKNNFTVYQKCDNMMDFIIYLQIAVQSDPRPIVIVFDKCDRLRDMDMNLLPALVRLRELTGLNLCTIFVSDIVWEKYYPKNGLLDPIKIHFPQYTREDMLKVLFLYKPIDFEDGFYVNYLNLFLSVFFRCCRDCNELRYMAKINFDKYVEPIESGKIEKNDVRSLWRNISGILKSNLEVVYLRVSADDSEQRTKLCQEIESTTKLALSFELPFYAKYMLIAAYLASYNPAKDDKRLFVKRSSKKKKRNTVTKNPVKLNTQLGPKAFTLDRMLAIFYAILNEKVGLTANLLAQIPTMCQLRLLSIVGDNNLDGPKYKCCVSYDFIVIISKTVGFNVRNYLHDFI; this is encoded by the coding sequence atggataaaaaaatggaaaaatgccTAAATTCTCTcagacaaaaaataatatgcaGAGACAATCTTATAAAATGCTTGTTTTCTTTAATTGGTCTTTCAGACGAAGAAATGGTGCAAAGTATTTTTGTACATGGCCATACAGCAAGTGGCAAGTCTCTGGTTATCGAATCTCTGTTGACCTACCTTGAGTATAATGTTTGCATCATCAACTGCGTTGAATGTTACAGCAGTAAACTCATCTACGAACACATTTTAAACGATTTGTCTCTGCATGAAATgaattctaaaaataatttcacagttTACCAGAAGTGCGATAACATGATGGACTTTATTATTTACCTACAAATTGCAGTACAAAGTGATCCGCGGCCTATAGTTATTGTTTTTGACAAATGTGATAGGCTGCGCGATATGGACATGAATTTATTGCCTGCACTTGTCAGGTTGCGAGAATTGACTGGCTTGAATCTTTGCACAATCTTTGTCAGTGACATTGTTTGGGAAAAGTATTACCCAAAAAATGGTCTATTAGATCCTATTAAAATTCACTTCCCGCAGTACACTCGAGAGGACATGTTGAAAGTattatttctatacaagcCTATAGATTTCGAGGATGGATTTTACGTGAATTacttaaatttgtttttgtctgTGTTTTTTAGATGTTGTAGAGATTGTAATGAGCTACGGTATATggcgaaaataaattttgataaatatgTTGAACCCATTGAATCgggtaaaattgaaaagaatgaTGTACGCTCGCTGTGGCGGAATATCTCTGGcattttgaaatcaaatttagaAGTTGTATATCTCAGAGTTTCTGCTGATGATTCTGAGCAACGTACTAAACTGTGTCAAGAGATTGAATCTACAACAAAATTGGCTTTGAGCTTTGAACTGCCGTTCTATGCCAAGTACATGCTCATAGCTGCTTATTTGGCTTCTTATAATCCAGCTAAAGATGACAAACGCTTATTTGTCAAACGTAgtagtaaaaagaagaaacgaaatacTGTCACTAAAAATCCTGTCAAACTTAACACACAGTTAGGACCAAAGGCATTTACTTTGGATAGAATGCTCGCAATATTCTATGCGATTCTTAACGAAAAAGTAGGTTTGACTGCCAATCTATTGGCACAAATACCCACTATGTGTCAGTTAAGACTGTTGAGCATAGTGGGTGACAATAATTTAGACGGTCCCAAATACAAGTGTTGCGTCAGCTATGATTTCATTGTTATCATTTCAAAGACAGTTGGGTTCAATGTTAGGAATTATTTGCATGATTTCATTTAA